Proteins encoded within one genomic window of Cardiocondyla obscurior isolate alpha-2009 linkage group LG27, Cobs3.1, whole genome shotgun sequence:
- the LOC139112135 gene encoding putative nuclease HARBI1, whose translation MCQASVSGAIHSVVEALNNIMNRWIKFPTDYFDIKHVKQQFLIHCNFPGVIGAVDGTHIAIFPPNKEREHLYINRKLFHSLNVMLISDYNGKILAVNSFHGGRTHDSRVWNASIISTHLRQQYLNGQQNCWLLEDSGYPLLPYLMTPKLRQIPGTPSARYTEAHVTARCSIERAIGMLKGRWRCLRKERDLHYSPEFAGKIYINIYIRSHMCKYFLIFIPYF comes from the exons ATGTGTCAAGCTTCGGTATCTGGAGCTATTCACAGCGTTGTCGAAGcactaaataatattatgaATCGTTGGATAAAGTTTCCGACtgattattttgatattaaacaCGTTAAACAACA atTTTTGATTCACTGCAATTTTCCTGGAGTAATTGGCGCGGTGGATGGTACACACATCGCAATATTTCCGCCAAATAAAGAAAGGGAGCATTTGTACATTAATCGTAAATTGTTCCACTCATTAAATGTTATGCTG ataagtGACTACAATGGAAAGATACTTGCAGTGAACAGTTTTCATGGAGGAAGAACTCATGACTCACGAGTGTGGAACGCCTCCATAATTTCAACACATTTACGacaacaatatttaaatggaCAACAAAATTGTTGGTTATTAG aagatTCAGGATATCCCTTGTTGCCGTATTTGATGACACCGAAATTGAGACAAATTCCCGGAACACCTTCTGCTCGATATACAGAGGCTCATGTAACAGCACGTTGTAGCATAGAAAGAGCAATTGGAATGCTAAAAGGACGGTGGAGGtgtttaagaaaagaaagggatCTACACTATTCGCCTGAATTTGctggtaaaatttatattaatatatacattcgCTCGCATatgtgtaaatattttttaatctttataccttatttttaa
- the LOC139112136 gene encoding uncharacterized protein PF3D7_1120000-like has translation MSEQEKGIVESGSKERKEEKGEEKIKKKMGRPAKVEMLRRERVNSLPILEAWKQGEKRKEKQEEKGEIEGLEGFRRSVKVYRSPVKATGEGGEGGRSKEGFEEVIKEMRSGFARIQAQMEEVREIKVQIKKEKEELKKIWKKEKIDLENRMDEMEKRIREKKYEGGIKIKSEEKKALKEQVGEIIKATGVKAKIEDVNKIGGVNKGGYGMVCKGKLKDRTEWIEDDLTEYERKVEWLIKREADKLKREGKQVKIGYKKIWVNKEMWIWDDLKEELRKWDGAKEFEKEGNKRKKVIADRLNASF, from the exons atgaGCGAACAGGAAAAAGGAATTGTGGAGAGTGGAAgtaaggaaagaaaagaggaaaaaggagaagagaaaataaaaaagaaaatgggaagACCTGCAAAGGTAGAGATGTTAAGAAGAGAAAGGGTCAACAGCTTGCCAATTTTGGAAGCGTGGAAGCAaggggagaaaaggaaagaaaaacagGAAGAAAAAGGTGAAATAGAGGGCTTGGAAGGATTTAGGAGAAGTGTGAAAGTGTACAGATCACCGGTGAAAGCTACAGGAGAGGGAGGTGAAGGGGGAAGAAGCAAGGAAGGTTTTGAAGAGGTGATAAAGGAAATGAGAAGTGGATTTGCAAGGATTCAAGCGCAGATGGAGGAAGTAAGGGAAATAAaggtacaaataaaaaaagaaaaagaagaattgaagaaaatatggaaaaaagagaagatagatTTAGAGAATAGAATGGAcgagatggaaaaaagaataagggaaaaaaaatatgagggag gtataaagataaaaagtgaggaaaaaaaggcgctgaaagaacaagtgggagaaataataaaagcaacaGGAGTaaaagcaaagatagaggATGTAAATAAGATAGGAGGAGTAAATAAAGGAGGTTATGGTATGGT ATgtaagggaaaattaaaggacaggacggaatggatagaagacgatctgacagaatacgaaaggaaagtggaatggctcataaagagagaagcggataaattgaaaagagaaggaaaacaggtaaaaataggGTACAAGAAGATAtgggtaaataaagaaatgtggatATGGGATGACCTGAAGGAAGAACTGAGAAAATGGGATGGTGCGAaagagtttgaaaaagaaggaaataaaaggaagaaggtGATAGCAGATAGActaaatgcaagtttttaa